Proteins encoded within one genomic window of Sphingomonas cannabina:
- a CDS encoding oxidoreductase codes for MTTSTETTDVRAGLIGYGYAGKTFHAPMMLATRGLALAAVASSDPAKVGRDLPDVEVIADPQALIARDDIELVVIASPNASHAPLAATALAAGKHVVVDKPFTLNLAEARKVVALAEAQEQLLAVFHNRRWDSDFLGVRQAIQSGLLGRVTHFESHFDRFRPEVRQRWREGPGPGSGIWFDLGPHLIDQALQLFGLPQRVQADLAMQRSGALTDDWAHVVLDYGALRVILHAGMMVAGGSSRFVVHGEKGSLVKRKPDPQEAQLLSGMTPGSPGWGTDDDDMLFYDGSGDERRIAAPAGDQLSFYRGVADAVRGAAPNPVPPIEALTVMAVLEAAAESARDGRTVALPLTERERAALA; via the coding sequence GCCGGCAAGACCTTCCATGCGCCGATGATGCTGGCGACGCGCGGCCTGGCGCTCGCGGCGGTCGCGTCCAGCGATCCGGCCAAGGTCGGGCGCGATTTGCCCGACGTCGAGGTGATCGCCGATCCGCAGGCCCTGATCGCGCGGGACGATATCGAGCTGGTCGTGATCGCCTCCCCCAACGCGAGCCACGCCCCGCTTGCGGCCACTGCGCTCGCGGCCGGCAAGCATGTGGTCGTCGACAAGCCCTTCACCCTCAACCTCGCCGAGGCGCGGAAGGTGGTGGCGCTCGCCGAGGCCCAGGAGCAGCTGCTGGCGGTGTTCCATAACCGGCGCTGGGACAGCGACTTCCTCGGCGTGCGGCAGGCCATCCAGAGCGGGCTGCTCGGACGCGTCACCCATTTCGAGTCGCATTTCGATCGCTTCCGGCCCGAGGTGCGCCAGCGCTGGCGCGAGGGGCCGGGGCCCGGGAGCGGGATCTGGTTCGATCTCGGGCCGCATCTCATCGATCAGGCGCTCCAGCTGTTCGGGCTTCCGCAGCGCGTACAGGCGGACCTCGCCATGCAGCGGAGCGGCGCGCTGACCGACGACTGGGCGCATGTCGTGCTCGATTACGGGGCGCTGCGGGTGATCCTCCATGCCGGAATGATGGTGGCGGGCGGCAGCAGCCGGTTCGTCGTGCACGGGGAGAAAGGAAGTTTGGTCAAGCGCAAGCCGGACCCGCAGGAGGCGCAGCTGCTCTCGGGGATGACGCCGGGCAGCCCCGGGTGGGGCACGGACGACGACGACATGCTGTTCTACGACGGATCGGGCGACGAGCGGCGGATCGCGGCGCCGGCCGGCGATCAGCTGAGCTTCTATCGCGGCGTCGCCGATGCTGTGCGCGGCGCCGCGCCGAACCCGGTGCCGCCGATCGAGGCACTGACCGTGATGGCCGTGCTCGAGGCGGCAGCCGAATCCGCGCGCGACGGCCGGACGGTCGCGCTGCCGCTGACCGAGCGGGAGCGCGCCGCGTTGGCGTGA
- a CDS encoding SDR family oxidoreductase, which translates to MRVFVTGATGFIGSAVVRELLAAGHQVLGLTRSEQGVAALAAAGAEPHRGSIADRDSLTSGAARSDGVIHLAFNHDFSTFAQNCEDDRRVVEALGAALAGSDRPLIVTSGTAIGNTVPAEPAREDGPTVSSSVVPRAASEEAAAAAAAAGANVSVVRLPQVHDTRKQGLVTPAIEIAREKGVFAYVGEGDNRWPAAHVLDVARLYRLVLERAEPNARYHAVAEEGVPTREIAETIGRRLGLPVASIAPEEAGAHFGWLAHFAARDLPASSEWTRAQLGWQPTGPGLIADLERLEVPAA; encoded by the coding sequence ATGCGGGTATTCGTCACCGGCGCGACCGGATTCATCGGCTCGGCGGTCGTGCGGGAGCTGTTGGCGGCGGGGCATCAGGTCCTCGGCCTCACGCGCTCGGAACAGGGCGTCGCGGCGCTCGCCGCTGCCGGGGCCGAACCGCACCGCGGATCGATCGCGGACCGGGACAGCCTGACGAGCGGCGCCGCCCGCTCCGACGGCGTCATCCATCTCGCCTTCAACCACGACTTCTCGACCTTCGCGCAGAATTGCGAGGACGACCGGCGTGTCGTCGAGGCCCTCGGTGCCGCGCTCGCCGGTTCGGATCGGCCGCTGATCGTGACGTCCGGCACCGCCATCGGCAACACCGTGCCAGCGGAGCCGGCGAGGGAGGATGGTCCGACCGTCAGCTCCTCGGTGGTTCCGCGCGCCGCATCGGAAGAGGCAGCCGCTGCCGCTGCGGCTGCCGGAGCCAATGTGTCGGTGGTGCGGCTTCCGCAGGTTCACGACACGCGCAAGCAGGGTCTTGTCACCCCGGCGATCGAGATCGCGCGCGAAAAGGGGGTGTTCGCCTATGTCGGGGAGGGAGATAACCGCTGGCCGGCCGCGCATGTGCTCGACGTGGCGCGCCTCTACCGGCTCGTGCTCGAGCGCGCGGAGCCGAATGCCAGATACCATGCCGTTGCCGAAGAGGGCGTCCCGACGCGCGAGATCGCCGAAACCATCGGCCGCCGCCTCGGACTGCCGGTGGCGTCGATTGCTCCGGAGGAGGCCGGGGCCCATTTCGGCTGGCTCGCACATTTCGCGGCGAGGGACCTTCCCGCATCGAGCGAATGGACGCGCGCGCAGCTGGGATGGCAGCCGACCGGTCCCGGCCTGATCGCCGATCTCGAACGGCTGGAAGTGCCTGCAGCCTGA